The Oenanthe melanoleuca isolate GR-GAL-2019-014 chromosome 1A, OMel1.0, whole genome shotgun sequence genome contains a region encoding:
- the STRA8 gene encoding stimulated by retinoic acid gene 8 protein homolog, translating to MAKQHLPQAHHWVPLARLFSSLRGRVLSQSDNCASKYQVLRKAKTSIQKLEQTLCSLLKMKASCSLEDGSPSSLEEVREEYVRRQFGSHSTTSASEDMSESDSAIWYLLQESEKQTPEEYEKPEFIQFSDSLSPDLVEFERYLYFYKHTVDLLIEHGIVCTGEVPLPEVSTAISHLWQELSEESRDSILQYCSQRDFLMDPKAACPEPACTEGSVRDSGGNSEEASGSSVSTPEEVMFEDAFDVAAGFLDRSKAQGMSSQSSAFASCTSENPEDHQRLYLQVTDFLKHLFFTNTQFCQEEDLHYDHETVMLRCTETFDDEDF from the exons ATGGCAAAGCAGCACTTGCCACAGGCACACCACTGGGTTCCTCTGGCAAGACTCTTCAGCAGCTTGCGGGGAAGAGTTTTATCCCAGTCAGACAACTGTGCCTCAAAG TATCAGGTTTTGCGTAAGGCTAAGACATCTATCCAGAAGCTGGAGCAAACCTTGTGTTCTTTGCTGAAGATGAAAG CGAGCTGCAGTCTGGAGGATGGGAGCCCATCCAGCTTGGAGGAAGTCAGGGAGGAATATGTCAGGAGGCAATTCGGCAGTCACAG CACTACATCAGCCTCAGAAGATATGAGTGAAAGTGACTCTGCCATCTGGTATTTGCTTCAAgaatctgaaaaacaaacaccagAAGAATATGAGAAGCCAGAATTCATTCAGTTTTCAGACTCTTTATCCCCAGATCTAGTGGAATTTGAACG aTACCTGTATTTTTATAAGCACACAGTGGACCTGCTGATAGAGCATGGGATTGTTTGCACTGGAGAGGTGCCTCTTCCTGAGGTCTCCACAGCTATTTCCCATCTCTGGCAAGAGCTTTCTgaagagagcagggacagcatctTGCAGTACTGTAGCCAGAGAGATTTCCTCATGGATCCCAAGGCTGCTTGCCCAGAGCCGGCTTGCACTGAAGGTAGTGTGAGGGACAGCGGAGGTAACAGTGAGGAAGCCAGTGGTTCCTCAGTCTCCACACCAGAGGAA GTGATGTTTGAAGATGCATTTGATGTTGCTGCTGGTTTCCTTGACAGAAGCAAGGCTCAGGGAATGTCCAGCCAGAG TTCAGCATTTGCAAGCTGCACTTCTGAAAATCCAGAGGATCACCAGAGACTCTATCTGCAGGTCACTGACTTCCTGAAACACCTCTTCTTCACTAATACACAGTTTTGCCAG GAAGAAGATCTTCACTATGATCATGAGACCGTGATGCTGCGGTGCACTGAGACCTTCGATGATGAAGATTTCTAA